The following are encoded together in the Daucus carota subsp. sativus chromosome 5, DH1 v3.0, whole genome shotgun sequence genome:
- the LOC108221350 gene encoding uncharacterized protein LOC108221350, translating to MTNLTNLSFVALDISGENYLSWVQDVKLHLGSKKLSNTIKAENTSTIEENFTSIIFLRHHMHEDLKSEYLEVEDPFILWENLKDRFDHQKLVYLPAAENDWANLRLQDFKSVRAYSSALFKISSRLIMCGEVVTEKRKIDKTLSTFHPNNINLGEMYRERKFAKFGDLLSTLLVAEQNHDW from the coding sequence ATGACAAATCTTACAAACTTGTCGTTCGTTGCATTGGACATTTCTGGGGAGAATTATCTATCGTGGGTACAAGATGTAAAGTTGCATTTGGGTTCAAAGAAATTAAGCAACACAATAAAGGCAGAAAACACATCCACGATCGAAGAAAACTTTACCTCTATTATTTTTCTCCGACACCACATGCATGAAGATTTAAAATCTGAGTACCTAGAAGTCGAGGATCCCTTTATTTTATGGGAAAATCTAAAGGATAGGTTCGATCATCAGAAACTAGTTTATCTACCTGCAGCTGAAAATGATTGGGCTAATCTAAGGCTTCAAGATTTTAAGAGTGTTCGGGCATATAGCTCAGCCCTATTCAAAATAAGTTCTAGGCTCATTATGTGTGGTGAGGTTGTTACTGAGAAAAGAAAGATCGACAAAACATTATCTACTTTTCATCCCAATAATATCAACTTAGGCGAGATGTACAGGGAGCGCAAGTTTGCTAAGTTTGGGGATCTCCTTTCAACCCTCCTTGTTGCCGAGCAGAATCATGATTGGTGA